From the genome of Xiphophorus hellerii strain 12219 chromosome 11, Xiphophorus_hellerii-4.1, whole genome shotgun sequence, one region includes:
- the sptbn4a gene encoding spectrin beta chain, non-erythrocytic 4 isoform X2: MLMARDTARDEAQKLHRKWLKHQAFMAELARNKEWLAKIEQEGLELIQEKPELRPVVQQKLEEIRECWSDLETTTKAKARQLFENNKPEPAVKSYSDLDSQLSHLEQQPPQLEQAHHLPTFNEQLQKFQAMESQIGDFYKDMGELGDLQGLSLPQRGLVAGNKEHGEQSGEVETRIVRLIEPLKERRRILLASKEMHQVAQDLEDEIMWIQERLPLASCKDYGNNLQSVQQHVKKHQTLQRELTGRRARIEEVLDRAAIIASLRTPEVDFVREGAGHVRQLWEVLQLETERRSVMLDAALQSQQYYSEAAKVESWLSGQKLHVANEEKGTDEASTLQLLKAHLALEQTVETYAETVGMLSQQCQHLLELGHPESEQIMKQQSHIDRLYVSLKDMVEHRKTKLEQQYWLYQLNKEVEELEKWITEREAVASSTELGHDLEEVTVLQERFTKFASETNSVGEQRMEQVNKMVNEMIDCGHSDAATIAEWKDGLNESWADLLELMETRRQMLAASQQLHKFFTDCKEVLAQITGKMKQLPEVRACQANITNPATLQRLMHSFEHALQLLVAQVRQLQENAAQLRTIYAGEKAEAIMVKEQEVMDAWKELLSSCEASRIQVTSVTDKVQFFSVVRENLMWMEGIMGQIRWDEPRDLTGLEVMMKHHQDLKAKVDGRSKTIQQCADLGKILIAAGNPASEEIQEKLDSLLTKQKDMVEKWDKHQERLLRKQEHFQFAQETVKAEAWLKAKEPLMSSKQQEGEEAQAQTDEVEQLILRHEAFRKAAVTWKERFSSLRQLSAAEKKKEEEKKTTPLSSRRMFPLSCLTPSVPSTSATSSYLRQTIQAQIEPKPFQTSFDLGTSSATQRLSTTLASYNPVINGSGYHGLEQQCVGKVGHNSYLGMNQQVAGAGSDSGLSASQSGGAESCTYHGINHQTPGSAESSGYFGVTTGCLGSLQNHLGAGKLGSSGNIAQQPSSGGMVSPSFLPQQNMGSSGYLAQPQNLGSSGYLGQQSNMGSSGYLAQQPNLGSSGYLAQQSNLGSSGYLAQQPNLGSSGYLAQQPNLGSSGYLAQQPNLGSSGYLAQQPNLGSSGYLPQNYQGSGGMGSSGFLAQNHYSSGSLGSSGFLAQSGGIMDPKMAYAWQHLKADFMQPRINHIHKAINPLLEASRLQREQFGDIPMADMVGPESGLELLHGRLQRDPRGSRSDPQMDHLRREREYKLGRQTSSEQEIQARLNELPLIVRQERYRRRVERQSSSEQEGSNKQRIQRQDSSDMEGSVKDGSDKRSGEKRSTMAEIVEQVQEREAAHARGEPYRPPSSLSAPVTRFDGRPRARDRPKPRRRPRPKEPETTRRSRSAPATGAPTTPQPPSHTAQNEGFLYRKKATSTDLEAQQRSPNSKSWVNVYCVLKEGKLTFYKDAKNLTATYNGEPSVDMSDCKFDPSMGYKKKKNVFILQVNDGTNFVFHAKDEEDLKAWTSSITISIAEHDDLAKWDKPGTSSMDPDRSERKEKSEGDADARSERSELVEGEERSEKGEGSEKLDTSEIADKLEGGAGGSSTSGRSK, encoded by the exons ATGCTTATGGCCCGAGACACGGCCCGGGATGAGGCTCAAAAGCTACACAGGAAGTGGCTGAAGCACCAGGCCTTTATGGCAGAGCTGGCCCGCAATAAGGAATGGCTGGCCAAGATAGAACAG GAGGGTCTGGAGCTGATCCAGGAGAAGCCGGAGCTGCGTCCGGTTGTGCAGCAGAAACTGGAGGAGATCAGAGAGTGCTGGTCGGACCTGGAGACCACCACCAAGGCCAAGGCGCGCCAGCTCTTTGAGAACAACAAGCCCGAGCCGGCGGTGAAGAGCTACTCAGACCTCGACAGCCAGCTCTCCCACCTGGAGCAGCAGCCCCCCCAGCTGGAACAGGCACACCACCTGCCCACCTTCAATGAGCAGCTCCAGAAATTCCAG GCGATGGAGTCTCAGATCGGGGACTTCTACAAGGACATGGGGGAGCTGGGAGACCTGCAGGGCCTCAGCCTTCCCCAGCGAGGCCTGGTGGCGGGCAACAAGGAGCACGGTGAGCAGTCGGGTGAGGTGGAGACCCGCATCGTTCGCCTTATCGAGCCTCTGAAGGAGCGGCGCCGCATCCTGCTGGCTTCCAAGGAAATGCACCAGGTTGCCCAGGATCTGGAGGATGAAATT ATGTGGATCCAAGAAAGGCTTCCTTTAGCATCGTGTAAGGATTATGGGAATAACCTCCAGAGTGTGCAGCAGCATGTCAAAAAACACCAG ACGCTCCAGAGAGAGCTGACAGGTCGGCGGGCtcggattgaggaggtcttggATCGGGCCGCCATCATCGCCTCGCTAAGAACTCCAGAGGTGGACTTCGTGCGCGAGGGAGCGGGGCACGTGCGCCAGCTGTGGGAGGTGCTGCAGCTGGAGACGGAGAGGCGCTCCGTGATGCTGGACGCCGCCCTGCAGTCTCAGCAGTACTACAGCGAGGCCGCTAAGGTGGAGTCCTGGCTGTCGGGGCAGAAGCTCCACGTCGCCAATGAAGAGAAAGGCACG GATGAGGCGAGCaccctgcagctgctgaaggCTCACCTGGCTCTGGAGCAAACAGTGGAAACGTATGCGGAGACAGTAGGCATGCTCTCCCAGCAATGCCAGCATTTACTGGAACTGGGACACCCAGAGAG TGAGCAGATTATGAAGCAGCAGTCCCACATCGACCGACTGTATGTGTCCCTGAAAGACATGGTGGAGCACAGAAAAACCAAACTGGAGCAGCAGTACTGGCTCTACCAGCTCAACAAGGAAGTTGAGGAGTTAGAGAAATGGATCACTGAGCGTGAGGCCGTGGCGAGTTCCACTGAGCTGGGCCACGACCTTGAGGAAGTGACG GTGCTTCAGGAGAGGTTCACCAAGTTTGCCTCCGAAACCAACAGCGTCGGCGAGCAGCGCATGGAGCAGGTGAACAAAATGGTGAACGAGATGATCGACTGCGGCCACTCGGATGCAGCCACCATCGCCGAGTGGAAGGACGGCCTGAACGAGTCATGGGCCGACCTCTTGGAGCTCATGGAGACGCGCAGGCAGATGCTGGCCGCATCCCAACAGCTGCACAAGTTCTTCACCGACTGCAAAGAG GTCTTGGCTCAGATCACAGGGAAGATGAAGCAGCTGCCAGAGGTGAGGGCATGCCAGGCCAACATCACCAATCCAGCCACCCTACAGAGACTCATGCACTCCTTTGAGCATGCCCTTCAACTTCTAGTTGCACAG GTGAGGCAACTCCAGGAGAACGCTGCCCAGCTCAGGACCATCTATGCTGGCGAAAAGGCAGAGGCCATCATGGTGAAAGAGCAGGAAGTAATGGACGCTTGGAAGGAACTGCTGAGCTCCTGCGAGGCCAGTCGCATCCAGGTGACCTCCGTAACTGACAAGGTGCAGTTCTTCTCGGTGGTGCGTGAAAACCTAATGTGGATGGAAGGCATCATGGGCCAAATAAGATGGGATGAGCCAAG GGATCTAACAGGTCTGGAAGTGATGATGAAACATCACCAGGATCTAAAAGCCAAAGTAGACGGCCGCAGCAAGACCATCCAACAGTGTGCAGACCTCGGCAAGATTTTGATAGCTGCAGGCAACCCAGCGTCAGAGGAG ATACAAGAGAAGTTGGACAGTCTACTCACAAAGCAGAAGGATATGGTTGAAAAATGGGACAAACACCAGGAAAGGTTACTACGCA AGCAAGAACACTTCCAGTTTGCCCAGGAGACGGTAAAGGCAGAAGCCTGGCTGAAAGCCAAGGAGCCACTGATGAGCTCCAAGCAGCAAGAGGGAGAAGAGGCCCAGGCCCAAACAGATGAGGTTGAGCAGCTCATACTTCGCCACGAGGCCTTCCGCAAGGCCGCTGTAACCTGGAAAGAACGCTTCAGCTCCCTCCGCCAGCTTTCCGCA GCcgagaagaaaaaagaggaggaaaaaaagacaacgcCACTCTCCAGTCGAAGAATGTTCCCGTTATCATGTCTAACTCCTAGTGTCCCTTCAACCAGTGCTACCTCTTCTTACTTGAGGCAGACAATACAGGCTCAAATAGAACCCAAACCCTTCCAGACCAGTTTTGACCTGGGTACCAGCTCTGCAACCCAGAGATTGTCTACAACACTCGCCAGCTATAATCCAGTTATTAACGGTTCAGGCTACCATGGACTGGAGCAACAGTGCGTTGGAAAAGTAGGACACAACTCATACCTTGGGATGAACCAACAGGTGGCTGGAGCTGGAAGTGACTCTGGCTTATCAGCATCCCAGAGTGGAGGGGCAGAGAGCTGTACTTACCATGGAATAAACCACCAAACTCCTGGTAGTGCAGAGAGTTCTGGGTACTTTGGAGTGACCACAGGGTGTTTGGGTAGTTTGCAAAATCATCTAGGTGCTGGTAAGTTAGGCAGTTCAGGAAACATAGCTCAGCAGCCAAGCAGTGGCGGTATGGTAAGCCCTAGCTTTTTGCCTCAACAAAATATGGGCAGTTCTGGATATTTGGCCCAACCACAGAATTTGGGAAGTTCAGGATATCTTGGACAGCAATCTAATATGGGAAGCTCCGGATATTTGGCACAGCAGCCTAATCTGGGGAGCTCTGGGTATTTGGCCCAACAGTCGAATTTGGGTAGTTCTGGGTATTTGGCACAGCAGCCTAATCTAGGGAGTTCTGGATATTTGGCACAACAGCCTAATCTGGGGAGTTCTGGATATTTGGCACAACAGCCTAATCTGGGTAGTTCTGGGTATTTGGCACAACAGCCTAATTTGGGGAGTTCAGGATACCTACCGCAGAATTACCAGGGCAGTGGTGGAATGGGAAGCTCGGGTTTTTTGGCACAAAATCATTACAGCAGCGGAAGTCTGGGCAGCTCTGGTTTCCTGGCCCAGAGTGGAGGCATCATGGACCCTAAAATGGCATACGCATGGCAGCACCTGAAAGCTGACTTTATGCAGCCCAGGATCAACCACATCCACAAAGCTATAAATCCTCTCTTAGAGGCCAGCAGACTGCAGCGAGAACAGTTCGGAGACATCCCAATGGCAGACATGGTGGGACCAGAATCAGGACTGGAGCTTCTCCATGGCCGTCTCCAGAGGGATCCCCGCGGCAGTCGCTCGGATCCACAGATGGATCATCTGAGGAGGGAAAGGGAGTACAAGCTGGGAAGACAGACCTCTAGTGAACAGGAAATCCAGGCCAGGCTGAATGAGCTGCCGCTGATAGTGCGGCAGGAACGCTACAGGAGGCGCGTAGAGCGGCAGTCGTCCAGTGAACAAGAGGGGAGCAACAAGCAGAGGATACAGAGACAGGACTCCAGTGACATGGAGGGCTCTGTGAAGGATGGCTCTGACAAACGCTCAGG GGAGAAGAGATCTACGATGGCAGAAATTGTGGAACAAGTCCAGGAAAGAGAGGCGGCACAT GCACGTGGCGAGCCTTATCGTCCTCCTAGCAGCCTCTCAGCACCTGTGACTCGTTTTGATGGACGCCCCCGAGCCCGAGACCGTCCCAAGCCAAGGAGGCGGCCCCGTCCAAAAGAGCCTGAGACAACTCGTCGTTCTCGTTCGGCCCCGGCAACTGGTGCCCCAACCACACCTCAGCCTCCATCACACACTGCCCAAAATGAAGGCTTCCTCTACCGTAAAAAGGCCACCAGCACTGACCTTGAAGCTCAGCAGAGGAGCCCTAATAG CAAATCATGGGTGAACGTATACTGTGTGCTGAAGGAGGGAAAGTTGACTTTCTACAAGGATGCTAAGAATCTGACTGCAACATACAACGGGGAGCCTTCTGTTGACATGAGTGACTGCAAATTTGATCCTTCAATGGGctacaagaagaagaaaaatgtcttcataCTTCA AGTAAATGATGGAACCAACTTTGTATTCCATGCTAAAGATGAG GAGGATCTGAAGGCATGGACCTCAAGTATCACCATAAGTATTGCTGAGCATGACGACCTGGCCAAGTGGGACAAACCTGGCACCTCGTCCATGGACCCCGACCGCTCGGAGAGGAAGGAGAAGTCAGAGGGGGACGCAGATGCCAGGTCAGAGAGGTCCGAGCTGGTGGAGGGGGAGGAGAGGTCCGAGAAAGGCGAGGGCTCTGAAAAGCTAGACACATCTGAAATTGCTGACAAGCTGGAGGGCGGGGCAGGGGGCTCCAGCACATCTGGCAGGAGCAAATGA
- the sptbn4a gene encoding spectrin beta chain, non-erythrocytic 4 isoform X1, with product MKEADRRRENSLLPQTSLLVHLSRAERLGQQVEEKMLMARDTARDEAQKLHRKWLKHQAFMAELARNKEWLAKIEQEGLELIQEKPELRPVVQQKLEEIRECWSDLETTTKAKARQLFENNKPEPAVKSYSDLDSQLSHLEQQPPQLEQAHHLPTFNEQLQKFQAMESQIGDFYKDMGELGDLQGLSLPQRGLVAGNKEHGEQSGEVETRIVRLIEPLKERRRILLASKEMHQVAQDLEDEIMWIQERLPLASCKDYGNNLQSVQQHVKKHQTLQRELTGRRARIEEVLDRAAIIASLRTPEVDFVREGAGHVRQLWEVLQLETERRSVMLDAALQSQQYYSEAAKVESWLSGQKLHVANEEKGTDEASTLQLLKAHLALEQTVETYAETVGMLSQQCQHLLELGHPESEQIMKQQSHIDRLYVSLKDMVEHRKTKLEQQYWLYQLNKEVEELEKWITEREAVASSTELGHDLEEVTVLQERFTKFASETNSVGEQRMEQVNKMVNEMIDCGHSDAATIAEWKDGLNESWADLLELMETRRQMLAASQQLHKFFTDCKEVLAQITGKMKQLPEVRACQANITNPATLQRLMHSFEHALQLLVAQVRQLQENAAQLRTIYAGEKAEAIMVKEQEVMDAWKELLSSCEASRIQVTSVTDKVQFFSVVRENLMWMEGIMGQIRWDEPRDLTGLEVMMKHHQDLKAKVDGRSKTIQQCADLGKILIAAGNPASEEIQEKLDSLLTKQKDMVEKWDKHQERLLRKQEHFQFAQETVKAEAWLKAKEPLMSSKQQEGEEAQAQTDEVEQLILRHEAFRKAAVTWKERFSSLRQLSAAEKKKEEEKKTTPLSSRRMFPLSCLTPSVPSTSATSSYLRQTIQAQIEPKPFQTSFDLGTSSATQRLSTTLASYNPVINGSGYHGLEQQCVGKVGHNSYLGMNQQVAGAGSDSGLSASQSGGAESCTYHGINHQTPGSAESSGYFGVTTGCLGSLQNHLGAGKLGSSGNIAQQPSSGGMVSPSFLPQQNMGSSGYLAQPQNLGSSGYLGQQSNMGSSGYLAQQPNLGSSGYLAQQSNLGSSGYLAQQPNLGSSGYLAQQPNLGSSGYLAQQPNLGSSGYLAQQPNLGSSGYLPQNYQGSGGMGSSGFLAQNHYSSGSLGSSGFLAQSGGIMDPKMAYAWQHLKADFMQPRINHIHKAINPLLEASRLQREQFGDIPMADMVGPESGLELLHGRLQRDPRGSRSDPQMDHLRREREYKLGRQTSSEQEIQARLNELPLIVRQERYRRRVERQSSSEQEGSNKQRIQRQDSSDMEGSVKDGSDKRSGEKRSTMAEIVEQVQEREAAHARGEPYRPPSSLSAPVTRFDGRPRARDRPKPRRRPRPKEPETTRRSRSAPATGAPTTPQPPSHTAQNEGFLYRKKATSTDLEAQQRSPNSKSWVNVYCVLKEGKLTFYKDAKNLTATYNGEPSVDMSDCKFDPSMGYKKKKNVFILQVNDGTNFVFHAKDEEDLKAWTSSITISIAEHDDLAKWDKPGTSSMDPDRSERKEKSEGDADARSERSELVEGEERSEKGEGSEKLDTSEIADKLEGGAGGSSTSGRSK from the exons ATGAAGGAAGCAGATCGCAGGAGGGAAAATAGTTTGCTGCCTCAGACCAGCCTGCTTGTGCACCTTAGCAGAG CTGAGCGTTTGGGACAGCAGGTGGAAGAGAAGATGCTTATGGCCCGAGACACGGCCCGGGATGAGGCTCAAAAGCTACACAGGAAGTGGCTGAAGCACCAGGCCTTTATGGCAGAGCTGGCCCGCAATAAGGAATGGCTGGCCAAGATAGAACAG GAGGGTCTGGAGCTGATCCAGGAGAAGCCGGAGCTGCGTCCGGTTGTGCAGCAGAAACTGGAGGAGATCAGAGAGTGCTGGTCGGACCTGGAGACCACCACCAAGGCCAAGGCGCGCCAGCTCTTTGAGAACAACAAGCCCGAGCCGGCGGTGAAGAGCTACTCAGACCTCGACAGCCAGCTCTCCCACCTGGAGCAGCAGCCCCCCCAGCTGGAACAGGCACACCACCTGCCCACCTTCAATGAGCAGCTCCAGAAATTCCAG GCGATGGAGTCTCAGATCGGGGACTTCTACAAGGACATGGGGGAGCTGGGAGACCTGCAGGGCCTCAGCCTTCCCCAGCGAGGCCTGGTGGCGGGCAACAAGGAGCACGGTGAGCAGTCGGGTGAGGTGGAGACCCGCATCGTTCGCCTTATCGAGCCTCTGAAGGAGCGGCGCCGCATCCTGCTGGCTTCCAAGGAAATGCACCAGGTTGCCCAGGATCTGGAGGATGAAATT ATGTGGATCCAAGAAAGGCTTCCTTTAGCATCGTGTAAGGATTATGGGAATAACCTCCAGAGTGTGCAGCAGCATGTCAAAAAACACCAG ACGCTCCAGAGAGAGCTGACAGGTCGGCGGGCtcggattgaggaggtcttggATCGGGCCGCCATCATCGCCTCGCTAAGAACTCCAGAGGTGGACTTCGTGCGCGAGGGAGCGGGGCACGTGCGCCAGCTGTGGGAGGTGCTGCAGCTGGAGACGGAGAGGCGCTCCGTGATGCTGGACGCCGCCCTGCAGTCTCAGCAGTACTACAGCGAGGCCGCTAAGGTGGAGTCCTGGCTGTCGGGGCAGAAGCTCCACGTCGCCAATGAAGAGAAAGGCACG GATGAGGCGAGCaccctgcagctgctgaaggCTCACCTGGCTCTGGAGCAAACAGTGGAAACGTATGCGGAGACAGTAGGCATGCTCTCCCAGCAATGCCAGCATTTACTGGAACTGGGACACCCAGAGAG TGAGCAGATTATGAAGCAGCAGTCCCACATCGACCGACTGTATGTGTCCCTGAAAGACATGGTGGAGCACAGAAAAACCAAACTGGAGCAGCAGTACTGGCTCTACCAGCTCAACAAGGAAGTTGAGGAGTTAGAGAAATGGATCACTGAGCGTGAGGCCGTGGCGAGTTCCACTGAGCTGGGCCACGACCTTGAGGAAGTGACG GTGCTTCAGGAGAGGTTCACCAAGTTTGCCTCCGAAACCAACAGCGTCGGCGAGCAGCGCATGGAGCAGGTGAACAAAATGGTGAACGAGATGATCGACTGCGGCCACTCGGATGCAGCCACCATCGCCGAGTGGAAGGACGGCCTGAACGAGTCATGGGCCGACCTCTTGGAGCTCATGGAGACGCGCAGGCAGATGCTGGCCGCATCCCAACAGCTGCACAAGTTCTTCACCGACTGCAAAGAG GTCTTGGCTCAGATCACAGGGAAGATGAAGCAGCTGCCAGAGGTGAGGGCATGCCAGGCCAACATCACCAATCCAGCCACCCTACAGAGACTCATGCACTCCTTTGAGCATGCCCTTCAACTTCTAGTTGCACAG GTGAGGCAACTCCAGGAGAACGCTGCCCAGCTCAGGACCATCTATGCTGGCGAAAAGGCAGAGGCCATCATGGTGAAAGAGCAGGAAGTAATGGACGCTTGGAAGGAACTGCTGAGCTCCTGCGAGGCCAGTCGCATCCAGGTGACCTCCGTAACTGACAAGGTGCAGTTCTTCTCGGTGGTGCGTGAAAACCTAATGTGGATGGAAGGCATCATGGGCCAAATAAGATGGGATGAGCCAAG GGATCTAACAGGTCTGGAAGTGATGATGAAACATCACCAGGATCTAAAAGCCAAAGTAGACGGCCGCAGCAAGACCATCCAACAGTGTGCAGACCTCGGCAAGATTTTGATAGCTGCAGGCAACCCAGCGTCAGAGGAG ATACAAGAGAAGTTGGACAGTCTACTCACAAAGCAGAAGGATATGGTTGAAAAATGGGACAAACACCAGGAAAGGTTACTACGCA AGCAAGAACACTTCCAGTTTGCCCAGGAGACGGTAAAGGCAGAAGCCTGGCTGAAAGCCAAGGAGCCACTGATGAGCTCCAAGCAGCAAGAGGGAGAAGAGGCCCAGGCCCAAACAGATGAGGTTGAGCAGCTCATACTTCGCCACGAGGCCTTCCGCAAGGCCGCTGTAACCTGGAAAGAACGCTTCAGCTCCCTCCGCCAGCTTTCCGCA GCcgagaagaaaaaagaggaggaaaaaaagacaacgcCACTCTCCAGTCGAAGAATGTTCCCGTTATCATGTCTAACTCCTAGTGTCCCTTCAACCAGTGCTACCTCTTCTTACTTGAGGCAGACAATACAGGCTCAAATAGAACCCAAACCCTTCCAGACCAGTTTTGACCTGGGTACCAGCTCTGCAACCCAGAGATTGTCTACAACACTCGCCAGCTATAATCCAGTTATTAACGGTTCAGGCTACCATGGACTGGAGCAACAGTGCGTTGGAAAAGTAGGACACAACTCATACCTTGGGATGAACCAACAGGTGGCTGGAGCTGGAAGTGACTCTGGCTTATCAGCATCCCAGAGTGGAGGGGCAGAGAGCTGTACTTACCATGGAATAAACCACCAAACTCCTGGTAGTGCAGAGAGTTCTGGGTACTTTGGAGTGACCACAGGGTGTTTGGGTAGTTTGCAAAATCATCTAGGTGCTGGTAAGTTAGGCAGTTCAGGAAACATAGCTCAGCAGCCAAGCAGTGGCGGTATGGTAAGCCCTAGCTTTTTGCCTCAACAAAATATGGGCAGTTCTGGATATTTGGCCCAACCACAGAATTTGGGAAGTTCAGGATATCTTGGACAGCAATCTAATATGGGAAGCTCCGGATATTTGGCACAGCAGCCTAATCTGGGGAGCTCTGGGTATTTGGCCCAACAGTCGAATTTGGGTAGTTCTGGGTATTTGGCACAGCAGCCTAATCTAGGGAGTTCTGGATATTTGGCACAACAGCCTAATCTGGGGAGTTCTGGATATTTGGCACAACAGCCTAATCTGGGTAGTTCTGGGTATTTGGCACAACAGCCTAATTTGGGGAGTTCAGGATACCTACCGCAGAATTACCAGGGCAGTGGTGGAATGGGAAGCTCGGGTTTTTTGGCACAAAATCATTACAGCAGCGGAAGTCTGGGCAGCTCTGGTTTCCTGGCCCAGAGTGGAGGCATCATGGACCCTAAAATGGCATACGCATGGCAGCACCTGAAAGCTGACTTTATGCAGCCCAGGATCAACCACATCCACAAAGCTATAAATCCTCTCTTAGAGGCCAGCAGACTGCAGCGAGAACAGTTCGGAGACATCCCAATGGCAGACATGGTGGGACCAGAATCAGGACTGGAGCTTCTCCATGGCCGTCTCCAGAGGGATCCCCGCGGCAGTCGCTCGGATCCACAGATGGATCATCTGAGGAGGGAAAGGGAGTACAAGCTGGGAAGACAGACCTCTAGTGAACAGGAAATCCAGGCCAGGCTGAATGAGCTGCCGCTGATAGTGCGGCAGGAACGCTACAGGAGGCGCGTAGAGCGGCAGTCGTCCAGTGAACAAGAGGGGAGCAACAAGCAGAGGATACAGAGACAGGACTCCAGTGACATGGAGGGCTCTGTGAAGGATGGCTCTGACAAACGCTCAGG GGAGAAGAGATCTACGATGGCAGAAATTGTGGAACAAGTCCAGGAAAGAGAGGCGGCACAT GCACGTGGCGAGCCTTATCGTCCTCCTAGCAGCCTCTCAGCACCTGTGACTCGTTTTGATGGACGCCCCCGAGCCCGAGACCGTCCCAAGCCAAGGAGGCGGCCCCGTCCAAAAGAGCCTGAGACAACTCGTCGTTCTCGTTCGGCCCCGGCAACTGGTGCCCCAACCACACCTCAGCCTCCATCACACACTGCCCAAAATGAAGGCTTCCTCTACCGTAAAAAGGCCACCAGCACTGACCTTGAAGCTCAGCAGAGGAGCCCTAATAG CAAATCATGGGTGAACGTATACTGTGTGCTGAAGGAGGGAAAGTTGACTTTCTACAAGGATGCTAAGAATCTGACTGCAACATACAACGGGGAGCCTTCTGTTGACATGAGTGACTGCAAATTTGATCCTTCAATGGGctacaagaagaagaaaaatgtcttcataCTTCA AGTAAATGATGGAACCAACTTTGTATTCCATGCTAAAGATGAG GAGGATCTGAAGGCATGGACCTCAAGTATCACCATAAGTATTGCTGAGCATGACGACCTGGCCAAGTGGGACAAACCTGGCACCTCGTCCATGGACCCCGACCGCTCGGAGAGGAAGGAGAAGTCAGAGGGGGACGCAGATGCCAGGTCAGAGAGGTCCGAGCTGGTGGAGGGGGAGGAGAGGTCCGAGAAAGGCGAGGGCTCTGAAAAGCTAGACACATCTGAAATTGCTGACAAGCTGGAGGGCGGGGCAGGGGGCTCCAGCACATCTGGCAGGAGCAAATGA